One part of the Novipirellula aureliae genome encodes these proteins:
- a CDS encoding PDZ domain-containing protein has protein sequence MKMQTLALLFALAGPIGSATDAADIYVAVTGSDTNRGTSDQPVASLAAAQKLARASAGSEAVTVHVADGVYYLPETLIFTPQDSGSEKNPVVYKAVNEGAAVLSGGSKLDLDWKPYENGIFQAKTPDGLDIDQLFINGKNQRMARYPNYDAAKKTEAYQGYAADAFAKERAANWADPTGGYIHAMHSKRWGGYHYLITGKDAKGEVTYEGGWQNNRQMGMHKDFRMVENVFEELDASGEWFHNAKTSTLYYKPESGTDLSKATVEVVRLRHLIEFQGSARNPVKYITLQGFVVRHAARTFMDTKEPMLRSDWAIYRGGAFFLTGTEHIQILDTEFDQVGGNGIFVNNYNRNTLVKGCHIHDAGASGVCFVGDPDAVRDPLFEYRQKNDLTKIDRTPGPKTDNYPSLGTVEDCLIHGIGRVERQPAGVMMDMASEITVRDCSVYDCARSGINIGDGAWGGHLIERCDVFDTVLETHDHGSFNSWGRDRFWHSDRSLSQREIDKDPTMPFLDAMKTTTIRDSRWRCDHGWDIDLDDGSSNYDLYNNLMLSGGLKLREGFRRHAWNNIAVNNSFHPHVWYANSGDEVYANIFMGSYKGVRTPTKTAFGKRVGGNLIFGGSLTNKFGWDEGSIVADPLFVNPAKGDFRVKDGSPALKLGFKNFPMDQFGVKKPSLKAIARTPVIPTLKGYPSGASEAAANETTWLGASLRDLSGEEFSAYGVSKEEGGVALSEVRPRSAAAKAGLLDGDLIQGVNDRKITNLRQFNRLVNAASGTVVLKVVRNQQEIEVKVAL, from the coding sequence ATGAAGATGCAGACCTTGGCATTGTTATTTGCCCTGGCCGGACCGATAGGGTCCGCAACCGATGCGGCGGATATCTATGTCGCAGTGACTGGCTCGGATACGAATCGAGGCACTTCCGATCAGCCCGTTGCCTCGCTGGCCGCGGCCCAGAAATTGGCACGTGCGTCAGCGGGCAGTGAAGCGGTTACCGTGCATGTTGCGGACGGAGTCTATTACCTGCCGGAAACCTTGATCTTTACACCACAAGACTCGGGCAGTGAAAAGAATCCCGTTGTTTACAAGGCGGTCAACGAGGGGGCTGCGGTGCTGAGCGGCGGTTCCAAGCTGGACCTCGACTGGAAACCTTACGAGAACGGAATCTTTCAGGCGAAAACTCCAGACGGGCTTGATATCGACCAGCTGTTTATCAACGGTAAAAACCAGCGTATGGCGCGCTACCCGAATTATGATGCCGCTAAAAAAACCGAGGCCTATCAAGGTTATGCGGCCGACGCTTTTGCCAAAGAGCGTGCTGCCAACTGGGCGGACCCGACCGGCGGTTATATCCATGCCATGCACTCCAAACGCTGGGGGGGATATCACTATCTGATTACCGGTAAGGACGCCAAGGGCGAGGTGACCTATGAGGGTGGATGGCAGAATAACCGTCAGATGGGAATGCATAAGGATTTCCGCATGGTGGAAAATGTCTTCGAGGAACTCGATGCTTCGGGCGAGTGGTTTCATAACGCGAAAACATCGACGCTTTACTATAAGCCGGAGTCTGGTACCGATCTCTCGAAAGCCACCGTGGAAGTGGTGCGTCTGCGTCATCTCATTGAGTTTCAAGGTTCAGCAAGAAACCCAGTCAAATACATCACGCTGCAGGGATTTGTTGTACGCCATGCCGCGCGTACTTTCATGGACACCAAGGAGCCGATGTTGCGTTCGGATTGGGCGATCTATCGCGGCGGCGCGTTCTTCCTGACGGGCACCGAACACATCCAGATTCTCGACACCGAGTTTGACCAGGTGGGTGGCAACGGGATTTTCGTCAACAACTACAATCGCAATACGTTGGTGAAGGGCTGCCACATTCATGATGCGGGTGCCAGCGGTGTTTGTTTCGTCGGCGATCCGGATGCGGTGCGTGACCCGCTGTTTGAATACCGTCAAAAGAATGACCTGACAAAAATTGACCGAACGCCTGGTCCGAAAACGGATAATTATCCAAGCCTTGGAACCGTCGAGGATTGTTTGATTCACGGTATTGGCCGCGTTGAGCGTCAGCCGGCCGGGGTGATGATGGATATGGCTTCCGAAATCACGGTGCGCGACTGTTCGGTATATGACTGTGCCCGCTCGGGGATTAATATCGGCGACGGTGCATGGGGCGGCCATTTGATCGAACGTTGCGACGTGTTTGATACGGTGCTCGAAACGCACGACCATGGATCGTTCAACTCTTGGGGCCGAGATCGCTTCTGGCACTCGGATCGAAGTCTTTCGCAGAGAGAGATCGATAAGGATCCGACGATGCCGTTTCTCGATGCCATGAAGACAACGACCATTCGCGACAGCCGCTGGCGCTGCGATCACGGTTGGGACATTGACCTCGATGACGGGTCGAGCAACTACGACCTCTATAACAATCTGATGCTCAGCGGTGGGCTGAAACTGCGTGAAGGCTTCCGACGCCATGCGTGGAACAATATTGCGGTCAATAACAGCTTCCATCCGCACGTTTGGTATGCAAACAGTGGAGATGAAGTGTATGCCAATATTTTCATGGGCAGCTACAAAGGCGTTCGCACACCTACAAAGACGGCCTTTGGAAAACGAGTAGGTGGTAATTTGATTTTCGGTGGCAGCCTGACGAATAAGTTCGGGTGGGATGAAGGTTCGATCGTGGCTGATCCGCTTTTTGTAAATCCGGCCAAAGGTGACTTTCGTGTGAAGGACGGATCACCGGCACTGAAGCTCGGGTTTAAAAACTTCCCGATGGATCAGTTCGGAGTGAAAAAGCCTTCGCTCAAGGCCATCGCCCGGACGCCCGTGATCCCCACGCTGAAGGGGTATCCTAGCGGAGCAAGCGAAGCTGCCGCCAATGAAACGACTTGGCTCGGAGCCTCCCTACGCGATCTGTCGGGAGAAGAATTCTCGGCTTATGGCGTGAGCAAGGAGGAAGGAGGGGTCGCTCTTTCAGAGGTTAGGCCTCGCTCTGCCGCGGCCAAAGCGGGACTTTTGGATGGCGATCTGATTCAAGGGGTCAACGATCGAAAGATTACCAATCTAAGGCAATTCAACCGCCTCGTTAATGCGGCCTCAGGCACGGTGGTGCTCAAGGTGGTTCGCAATCAGCAGGAGATCGAAGTGAAGGTGGCTCTTTAA
- a CDS encoding DUF5060 domain-containing protein, with amino-acid sequence MKLAKLSFYLVAIGALLLSTVSVSSFAAVVDGERNADGTIKKWHRIEVVFDGPQVDESSAVFRNYRLDVTFTSPSGKEYKVPGFFDADGDPANSSATSGNKWKTRFAAGEEGEWNYKVSFVTGKNVAANLSGGTGGTAPDGETGSFKIGPQDKSGKDFRAKGKLEYVGEHYLRFADGDYFIKCGVNSPEVLLEYGEFDGTPGHENDLYSPNIKDWKPGDPTWANEKGKGIIGLINYLSALGLNSHYFLCMNAYGDGKEAWPWTGMDNIDVYDVSKLGQWEVLFTHFDRMGLMVHFQLSESENTNYLEDRDGKGTFSDARKILYRELIARFGHHMAVTWNVGEENQAKGEGFHVPNTHAQRKEFASRIRALTCYQDHITVHNGPGGVFDDIFPQLIGYKDYTGASLQTLVVPRKNMLSNHDEVLRWVEESAASGHKWVVAINEPWWGRRPNNLVDLIRKDVVWGALLAGGHMEFYTGKDDVKHIDYAVHEDCWKPIGHAAKFMNEHLAKDIAGMKPNDDLAIGDDNWALANEGQVYLLYLKNGGEAKVDLSNAAGTTFSVQWFNPRTGGDLIDGTPKTVTGGEENVSLGMPPSTPGQDWVVLLKR; translated from the coding sequence GTGAAGTTAGCTAAGTTGAGTTTTTACTTGGTCGCAATCGGCGCACTGTTGCTCAGCACGGTGTCGGTTTCATCATTTGCGGCTGTTGTTGATGGCGAGCGAAATGCCGATGGCACGATAAAAAAGTGGCATCGTATTGAGGTCGTCTTCGATGGACCACAGGTCGATGAATCGTCTGCTGTATTTAGAAACTACAGGTTGGATGTAACGTTCACTTCGCCGAGTGGCAAGGAATACAAGGTTCCCGGTTTTTTCGATGCGGACGGCGACCCGGCCAATAGTTCTGCTACAAGCGGAAACAAATGGAAAACACGCTTTGCCGCTGGAGAGGAAGGGGAATGGAACTACAAGGTCAGCTTTGTTACCGGGAAGAATGTGGCGGCGAACCTATCCGGCGGGACGGGCGGAACCGCTCCCGACGGTGAGACCGGAAGCTTTAAAATTGGACCGCAGGATAAGTCGGGAAAGGATTTTAGGGCCAAAGGGAAGCTGGAGTATGTTGGTGAACACTACCTGCGGTTTGCGGATGGTGATTATTTCATTAAATGCGGCGTTAACAGTCCCGAAGTGCTGTTGGAGTATGGTGAGTTTGATGGAACCCCCGGACATGAAAACGATCTGTATTCGCCAAATATCAAAGATTGGAAACCCGGCGATCCAACCTGGGCGAATGAAAAAGGCAAGGGAATCATTGGGTTGATCAATTACCTTTCAGCCCTGGGGCTCAATTCACACTATTTCCTGTGCATGAATGCCTATGGGGATGGCAAAGAGGCCTGGCCGTGGACCGGTATGGATAACATCGATGTGTACGACGTCTCAAAGCTAGGCCAGTGGGAGGTGCTTTTTACTCATTTTGACCGGATGGGATTGATGGTGCATTTCCAGCTTTCCGAATCCGAGAACACCAACTATCTCGAAGACCGGGATGGGAAGGGAACGTTTTCCGATGCTCGTAAGATTTTATATCGCGAGCTGATTGCACGCTTTGGGCATCACATGGCCGTTACATGGAATGTGGGTGAGGAGAACCAGGCCAAAGGTGAAGGGTTCCACGTTCCGAATACCCACGCCCAGCGGAAAGAATTCGCGAGCCGAATTCGGGCGCTGACTTGTTATCAGGATCACATTACCGTGCACAATGGTCCAGGCGGTGTCTTTGACGATATCTTTCCTCAGTTGATCGGATACAAGGACTACACGGGTGCTAGTTTGCAGACCTTAGTCGTACCGAGAAAAAACATGCTCAGCAATCACGATGAGGTTTTGAGATGGGTCGAAGAGAGTGCCGCTAGCGGCCACAAATGGGTGGTTGCGATTAATGAACCCTGGTGGGGACGGAGGCCGAATAATTTGGTGGACCTTATTCGCAAAGATGTCGTTTGGGGCGCCCTTCTGGCCGGCGGGCATATGGAGTTTTATACTGGTAAGGATGATGTGAAGCACATCGACTATGCGGTCCACGAGGATTGCTGGAAGCCGATCGGGCACGCCGCCAAATTTATGAATGAACATTTGGCGAAGGACATTGCTGGCATGAAGCCGAATGACGATTTGGCGATCGGTGACGATAACTGGGCTTTGGCGAATGAAGGCCAGGTCTATCTGCTTTATTTGAAGAACGGCGGTGAAGCCAAGGTGGATCTGTCCAACGCCGCGGGAACAACGTTTTCCGTTCAGTGGTTTAATCCACGTACGGGCGGAGATTTGATCGACGGAACTCCGAAGACGGTTACCGGTGGCGAGGAAAATGTCTCTTTGGGAATGCCACCGAGCACGCCGGGACAGGATTGGGTTGTTCTTCTGAAGCGTTAA
- a CDS encoding sulfatase family protein, protein MKSLMKTMLLALFCLVGVVAHAASDKPNIVYILADDLGYGDVQCLNPERGKIATPHLDKLAAQGMTFTDAHTSSSVCTPTRYGVLTGRYNWRTRLQKGVLHGFDAPLIAADRLTVAELLKQHGYTTGCIGKWHLGLGIPKGEPSPTIPSGPISCGFDRFFGIAASLDMPPYAFIENDHFTEPLNTTKAFYKRKGPAVESFEAVDVLPMLTRKSVEFIAEKAESDQPFFLYLPLNSPHTPIVPSKEWEGKSGLGNYGDFVMQTDWSVGQVLAAIDEAGVADNTLVIMTSDNGCSPAARYPDLEAKGHFPSGDFRGMKGDVFDGGHRVPFIVRWPGQVAPGSRSDQIICLTDFIATCADIVGAKLPDNAGEDSVSILPAMLGTDQGPLRESVVHHSFMGFFAIRSGNWKLEFCSHSGGFGDPKPNSAEAKRLPDTQLYNFNEDVTESNNLQAEHPETVARLTKELEQIIANGRSTPGAKQANDTQIKIRK, encoded by the coding sequence ATGAAATCCTTAATGAAAACAATGTTGCTGGCACTTTTCTGCCTTGTCGGCGTGGTGGCACATGCCGCATCGGATAAACCCAACATTGTCTATATCCTTGCCGATGACCTCGGTTATGGCGATGTGCAATGCCTCAATCCCGAGCGTGGTAAAATCGCCACCCCTCATCTCGACAAGCTGGCGGCTCAGGGAATGACCTTCACCGATGCCCACACCAGTTCATCCGTATGCACGCCGACCCGCTACGGCGTCCTGACGGGACGCTACAACTGGCGCACGCGTCTGCAAAAAGGGGTGTTGCACGGGTTCGACGCTCCGCTCATTGCAGCGGACCGGCTGACGGTGGCGGAGTTGCTGAAACAGCACGGGTACACCACGGGTTGCATCGGCAAATGGCATCTCGGGTTAGGTATCCCCAAAGGAGAGCCATCGCCCACGATTCCCTCCGGCCCGATCTCCTGCGGGTTTGATCGTTTTTTTGGCATCGCCGCGTCGCTAGATATGCCACCCTATGCGTTCATTGAAAACGACCATTTCACTGAACCACTGAACACGACCAAAGCGTTTTATAAACGCAAGGGCCCGGCGGTGGAGAGTTTTGAAGCGGTGGATGTGTTGCCGATGCTGACGCGCAAGTCAGTGGAGTTCATTGCTGAGAAGGCGGAGAGCGATCAGCCGTTTTTTCTCTATCTGCCGCTGAACTCACCGCACACGCCGATCGTTCCCAGCAAGGAATGGGAAGGCAAAAGCGGTCTTGGCAACTATGGTGACTTCGTGATGCAAACCGACTGGTCCGTCGGTCAGGTCCTTGCGGCCATTGACGAGGCGGGCGTGGCAGACAACACCCTCGTCATCATGACTAGCGATAATGGTTGCTCGCCGGCCGCCCGCTATCCTGACTTGGAGGCGAAGGGACATTTTCCGAGCGGCGATTTTCGGGGGATGAAGGGGGATGTTTTTGACGGCGGCCATCGCGTGCCGTTTATCGTACGCTGGCCCGGACAGGTAGCACCCGGCAGTCGGAGCGATCAAATCATCTGTCTGACCGATTTCATCGCCACCTGTGCCGACATCGTGGGAGCCAAGCTTCCCGATAACGCCGGGGAAGACAGCGTCAGCATCCTGCCTGCGATGTTGGGTACGGACCAAGGCCCGCTTCGCGAGTCCGTGGTGCATCATTCCTTCATGGGCTTCTTCGCCATTCGGTCGGGGAATTGGAAACTCGAATTCTGTTCTCATTCTGGTGGCTTTGGCGACCCGAAGCCTAACAGTGCCGAGGCGAAACGCTTGCCCGATACCCAGCTCTACAACTTCAACGAGGATGTTACCGAATCCAACAATCTGCAGGCCGAACATCCTGAAACCGTTGCCCGCCTGACCAAGGAGCTAGAGCAAATCATCGCCAACGGTCGCAGCACCCCGGGTGCGAAACAGGCCAACGATACTCAAATCAAGATTCGAAAATAA
- a CDS encoding sulfatase family protein, translating into MKRLCIFVVMASLGLTAHAASNPNVIFILADDMGYGDVHCLNPERGKIDTPHMDRLASEGMIFTDAHTSSSVCTPTRYGIMTGRYNWRSKLQDGVLNGYGEPLIPTDRLTVPALLAKNGYKTAMIGKWHLGLEMATIDGKPAAPKSTAILRARMGKGASAPEELSNIDWKGTIQGGPVDLGFDSFFGIPASLDFPPYVWIRDRNWVTAGTHAKAFRRPGPAGEDFEAIDVLGELEKESVKIISEQKGDKPFFVYIPLPSPHTPIVPTADWKGKSGLGTYGDFVMQTDHVIGQIIKAVDDSGFADNTIVIVTADNGCSKAARIGDLEAQGHYPSAQFRGSKADLWDGGHRVPFIVRWPNEIKAGSQSDQTICLVDLMATCADLTDAELPKNAGEDSVSFAPALKGEPIVSSRNGIIHHSISGHFAYRQGKWKLLLAKGSGGWTAPNENAAAKNDAPVAQLYDMENDPSETTNLYASQPEVAARLLALLEADIARGRSTEGAAAANDVDQIKLWKSGEK; encoded by the coding sequence ATGAAACGACTATGTATTTTCGTAGTGATGGCCTCTCTTGGCCTTACCGCTCATGCGGCTTCGAACCCCAATGTAATCTTCATCCTCGCCGACGATATGGGCTACGGGGATGTGCATTGCTTGAATCCGGAACGAGGTAAGATCGATACTCCGCACATGGACCGGTTGGCGTCGGAAGGAATGATCTTTACTGATGCGCACACCAGCTCATCGGTTTGTACGCCGACTCGTTACGGCATTATGACAGGACGCTATAACTGGAGGTCCAAGTTACAAGACGGTGTTCTCAATGGCTACGGCGAACCTCTTATCCCGACGGATCGATTGACCGTGCCGGCTTTGCTCGCAAAAAACGGTTACAAGACCGCCATGATCGGCAAATGGCATCTAGGGCTAGAAATGGCTACGATCGATGGGAAACCAGCCGCGCCAAAATCGACGGCGATCCTGAGAGCAAGGATGGGCAAAGGTGCGTCTGCTCCCGAGGAACTCTCAAATATCGACTGGAAGGGAACCATTCAGGGAGGTCCGGTTGATCTCGGTTTTGATTCCTTTTTTGGTATCCCCGCATCGCTGGACTTTCCCCCTTACGTGTGGATTCGTGATCGCAATTGGGTCACCGCCGGCACACATGCCAAAGCCTTCCGTCGGCCTGGTCCTGCCGGTGAGGACTTCGAGGCGATTGATGTGCTGGGCGAATTGGAGAAGGAGTCCGTGAAGATTATTTCGGAGCAGAAGGGTGATAAGCCCTTTTTTGTTTACATCCCACTTCCATCGCCGCACACCCCCATTGTTCCGACAGCGGATTGGAAGGGAAAGAGCGGACTAGGAACCTATGGCGATTTTGTCATGCAGACCGATCATGTGATTGGTCAGATTATAAAGGCCGTGGACGACTCTGGATTTGCCGATAACACCATCGTCATCGTCACTGCGGACAACGGCTGTTCAAAGGCGGCCAGAATTGGCGATTTGGAAGCGCAGGGGCACTACCCGAGCGCGCAGTTCCGCGGCTCCAAAGCCGATTTATGGGATGGTGGGCATCGGGTGCCGTTCATCGTTCGTTGGCCGAACGAAATCAAAGCAGGCAGTCAAAGCGACCAAACCATTTGCCTCGTCGATTTGATGGCGACCTGTGCAGACCTAACCGACGCGGAGTTGCCGAAAAATGCCGGCGAAGACAGTGTGAGTTTTGCACCGGCACTGAAAGGCGAGCCGATTGTCTCATCCCGAAACGGCATCATCCACCACTCCATCAGCGGCCACTTTGCTTATCGACAGGGCAAGTGGAAGCTGCTGCTTGCCAAAGGGTCCGGTGGCTGGACTGCTCCGAATGAAAACGCTGCAGCAAAGAACGACGCTCCGGTTGCGCAGCTCTACGACATGGAAAACGATCCCAGCGAAACAACCAATCTCTATGCGTCGCAACCGGAAGTGGCAGCACGCTTGCTCGCTCTATTAGAGGCAGACATCGCGCGTGGACGTAGTACGGAGGGTGCGGCGGCCGCAAATGATGTTGATCAAATCAAGCTTTGGAAAAGTGGCGAGAAGTAA
- a CDS encoding sulfatase-like hydrolase/transferase: MKTVINALKSALLLAGLLHAPLATLQAADTPPPTAKPNIVFIYADDWGWGDLSCHGSTWVHTPNIDRLASEGVDFQQFNVLNPVCSPSRVAAMTGCYPSRYGVNSVFGARRPGPEQPDWLDPRAPTTPRYLKAAGYRTAHFGKWHMAKDNVPGQPEMADYGIDESAVFHGPGPGIQYHDIADRAAQFIEANKDRPFFVDVWIHESHTAHTPTPEALEKWKDVEDEQKRIYAAVITDGDNNVGKVLAALDKAGVADNTIVVFASDNGPERTSTAKGTPGKYGSYYSVGETGGLRGRKRNLFEGGIRTPFIVRWPGHTAVGLKNDTTVFSAVDLLPTFCAAAGVTLPADAPCDGENLIAAFKGETITRTRPIFWLHTGAGGEPDGWPRLAVREGDWKLVTTFDGKRVELHNMKTDRAEDIAKDQSKEYPEVVSRLTKMVLDWKATLPTEADPTCLSPGKR, from the coding sequence ATGAAAACGGTCATCAACGCCCTGAAATCGGCACTCCTGCTTGCTGGCCTGTTGCATGCGCCACTGGCCACGCTGCAAGCCGCGGATACCCCACCACCGACCGCCAAACCCAACATCGTCTTTATCTACGCCGACGACTGGGGGTGGGGCGATCTATCCTGCCACGGCAGTACTTGGGTACACACACCTAATATTGACCGGCTTGCCAGCGAAGGGGTCGACTTCCAGCAGTTCAACGTGCTCAATCCTGTCTGCTCACCGAGTCGCGTCGCGGCCATGACCGGGTGCTATCCCTCCCGCTACGGTGTTAACAGTGTGTTCGGAGCCCGCCGTCCGGGACCGGAGCAGCCGGATTGGCTGGACCCTCGAGCGCCCACGACGCCCCGCTACCTCAAGGCTGCTGGCTATCGAACGGCCCACTTTGGTAAATGGCACATGGCCAAGGATAATGTGCCTGGCCAACCGGAAATGGCGGACTACGGCATTGACGAATCGGCGGTTTTTCACGGGCCGGGTCCGGGAATCCAATACCATGACATCGCCGACCGGGCGGCGCAGTTCATCGAGGCCAACAAGGATCGCCCGTTTTTCGTAGACGTGTGGATTCATGAAAGCCATACCGCTCACACCCCGACACCCGAAGCATTGGAGAAATGGAAGGACGTCGAGGATGAGCAGAAACGGATTTATGCCGCCGTCATCACTGATGGTGACAACAATGTGGGCAAGGTGCTCGCCGCTCTCGACAAAGCGGGCGTGGCGGATAATACCATCGTGGTTTTCGCCAGCGACAACGGCCCGGAACGCACCAGCACGGCCAAAGGAACACCCGGCAAATATGGCAGCTACTACAGTGTCGGCGAGACCGGCGGTTTGCGCGGACGCAAACGCAACCTATTTGAAGGCGGCATACGCACACCGTTCATCGTGCGCTGGCCGGGCCACACGGCAGTAGGACTAAAGAATGACACAACCGTATTCAGCGCCGTGGATTTGTTGCCCACCTTTTGCGCTGCCGCCGGCGTGACGCTCCCTGCCGACGCACCGTGCGACGGGGAAAACCTGATTGCGGCCTTCAAAGGCGAGACCATTACCCGCACCCGGCCGATCTTCTGGCTGCATACGGGCGCTGGCGGCGAGCCTGATGGGTGGCCGCGTTTGGCCGTCCGCGAGGGGGATTGGAAACTGGTGACGACCTTCGACGGCAAACGTGTCGAGTTGCACAATATGAAAACCGATCGCGCCGAAGACATCGCTAAAGATCAGTCGAAAGAGTACCCAGAAGTCGTGTCGCGGCTGACCAAAATGGTGCTCGACTGGAAGGCCACTCTACCCACCGAGGCGGATCCAACCTGTTTAAGTCCGGGAAAACGCTAA
- a CDS encoding glycoside hydrolase family 20 zincin-like fold domain-containing protein, translating into MKLRPRDVTSFVVLAVLMCAGFCEASTLTVSAPKTSPEIEFALGRLEKTLAAQGVSLSVSSESEADLDLRIEQDPGEEADDGYTLCRQGKGYSIAARNQRGVMYGILDIDSQLRQGRTLETLQERAIEAHYPFRAIKFNLPWYSYRDGEHLSLHMETCRDLAFWEAFLDMMVDNKFNVLSLWNMHPYMYMVRPTNFPKSSPFTEKEMAEWQAFWHGLFKMAKQRGIDTYVVNWNIFLPEEFSQHYGEGGSFEGTRFLGDGVTSPAIEQYTREIVTQTLNEYPNLTGIGLTLGERMGGMVSEERRDWVDRTLIAGLKNADRKARLIYRAPLSANKKSGGSVSVTTEQITREAIETMGMDDPVSIEFKFNWSHGHTSPRLSIVHGGMLTDTYWTPPSDKYKAIWTMRNEDFFVLRWAQPDFIREFIRLNSQAYTDGCFIGSECYIPAKDYITRDEHRHWDYAFERQWLFYKVWGNLLFNPQTPDDAFATALQDKFPGVDGAELLRAWILASNGANRLGSFYRATWDATLYSEGFAKNGGKLITVNDLIKQPVLDESLYLSIDETVNQGIRDPTRIDPLTLANQLDADCQEALRLAAKNAGQSESPTLQIELNDIICWTWHGRYFAEKLRGAVALARYRKDKNVADQQAAIAHLTKAKACWLELVEHVEKYNVPVMPYQFDQEYSWRKQLPQVEQDIRIAERN; encoded by the coding sequence ATGAAATTGCGACCACGAGATGTAACTAGTTTTGTTGTTTTGGCGGTTCTGATGTGTGCCGGCTTTTGCGAGGCAAGCACGCTGACCGTATCGGCCCCCAAGACCTCCCCCGAGATCGAGTTTGCACTCGGGCGACTCGAAAAAACCCTGGCGGCTCAAGGCGTAAGTCTTAGCGTCTCAAGCGAATCGGAAGCGGACCTTGACCTGCGCATTGAGCAAGATCCCGGCGAGGAGGCTGACGATGGTTACACCCTTTGCAGGCAGGGCAAGGGCTACTCCATTGCCGCCCGGAACCAACGGGGCGTCATGTATGGCATCCTGGATATCGACTCCCAGTTAAGGCAAGGGCGGACGCTCGAGACGCTTCAAGAGAGAGCCATCGAGGCGCACTATCCGTTCCGAGCCATCAAGTTCAATCTGCCGTGGTACTCCTATCGTGACGGTGAGCACTTGTCCCTGCATATGGAGACCTGTCGTGATCTTGCCTTCTGGGAAGCCTTCCTAGACATGATGGTCGACAACAAGTTCAATGTGCTATCGCTCTGGAACATGCATCCCTATATGTACATGGTTCGTCCTACCAACTTCCCCAAGTCCTCTCCGTTTACCGAGAAGGAAATGGCCGAGTGGCAGGCCTTTTGGCATGGCTTGTTCAAGATGGCCAAGCAGCGTGGCATTGACACGTATGTGGTCAATTGGAATATCTTTTTGCCAGAGGAGTTTTCTCAACATTATGGCGAGGGCGGGTCGTTCGAAGGCACTCGGTTCCTTGGAGACGGCGTTACCTCGCCAGCGATTGAGCAATACACGCGAGAGATCGTTACCCAAACGCTAAACGAATACCCTAATCTCACCGGGATCGGTCTGACTCTTGGCGAACGGATGGGAGGTATGGTTTCCGAGGAGCGACGTGACTGGGTAGATCGCACCCTCATCGCGGGACTTAAGAACGCCGACCGCAAGGCTCGTCTGATATACCGAGCGCCGCTCTCGGCGAACAAGAAGTCGGGCGGATCGGTCAGCGTGACCACCGAACAGATCACGCGTGAAGCCATTGAGACGATGGGCATGGACGATCCTGTCTCGATTGAATTCAAGTTTAACTGGTCCCACGGGCATACCTCACCCCGACTATCGATTGTTCACGGCGGGATGTTGACCGATACCTATTGGACGCCGCCCTCGGACAAGTACAAGGCGATCTGGACCATGCGTAACGAGGATTTTTTCGTCCTGCGTTGGGCCCAGCCCGATTTCATCCGAGAGTTCATTCGCTTGAATAGCCAAGCCTATACGGACGGCTGCTTCATCGGGTCGGAATGCTATATCCCGGCCAAGGATTACATCACGCGCGACGAACACCGACACTGGGACTATGCGTTCGAGCGGCAATGGCTCTTCTATAAGGTGTGGGGAAATTTACTCTTCAATCCGCAAACTCCCGACGACGCCTTCGCCACCGCCTTGCAAGATAAATTCCCTGGCGTCGACGGTGCCGAACTACTGCGGGCTTGGATCCTGGCGTCGAACGGCGCCAACCGTTTGGGCTCCTTCTACCGAGCCACCTGGGATGCAACGCTCTACAGCGAGGGCTTCGCTAAGAACGGCGGCAAGCTCATCACGGTCAACGACTTGATCAAACAACCCGTCCTAGACGAGAGCCTCTACCTCAGCATCGACGAAACCGTGAATCAGGGGATACGGGATCCCACACGAATCGATCCCTTGACCTTGGCCAATCAACTCGACGCCGACTGTCAGGAAGCCCTACGTTTGGCGGCCAAGAACGCGGGTCAATCCGAATCACCGACCTTGCAGATCGAATTGAATGACATCATCTGTTGGACTTGGCATGGTCGGTACTTCGCCGAAAAACTCCGAGGCGCTGTGGCGTTAGCCCGCTACCGCAAAGACAAGAACGTAGCCGATCAACAGGCCGCCATTGCGCATTTAACCAAGGCCAAAGCGTGTTGGCTTGAATTGGTTGAGCACGTCGAGAAGTACAATGTCCCCGTGATGCCCTATCAGTTCGATCAGGAGTACTCATGGCGCAAGCAATTACCACAGGTCGAGCAGGACATCCGAATCGCGGAACGAAACTAG